One window from the genome of Anopheles coluzzii chromosome X, AcolN3, whole genome shotgun sequence encodes:
- the LOC120954968 gene encoding forkhead box protein I1c isoform X2 — translation MEVVCQLHLQLQKERDRLQAMILHLNKKNEMLRATPAAALFGGSFLSQLPAIPPPPPPPPPPPAPSTQPPSSGSSGAQPGGSVTPVGPFDLIAGLRFPAELAADMVQGAFGGVRLTHPQHHVGLGGAAHHLHHHHGAQQQQQQQPHPHHHHHHQPALHSLSPPGAGSLGAATGGTGGTKSSKGGGAVRPKYFSPQDSDELNYPDVQDDVHKNREFYRSHDVRPPFTYASLIRQAIIESPEKQLTLNEIYNWFQNTFCYFRRNAATWKNAVRHNLSLHKCFMRVENIKGAVWTVNEAEFCKRRPQKLGIMQFKFQQQQQHNQQQHHHHPSQQGGTGHQGSKKKQPSPAVTLASAGSSSSPPPHPGSPRAAAAIVASVASTLKPPPPPPPFFYKRFVALSYDLFLFCFCALHFSLPLSLSLFFFRSVRRNVLDIFVCKRTMASLPP, via the exons ATGGAGGTCGTCTGCCAGCTGCACCTGCAGCTGCAGAAGGAGCGCGACCGGCTGCAGGCGATGATACTGCACCTGAACAAGAAGAACGAGATGCTGCGGGCCACGCCGGCCGCCGCCCTGTTCGGCGGCTCCTTCCTGTCCCAGCTGCCGGCCataccgccgccgccgccgccgcccccgcCACCGCCGGCACCATCAACGCAGCCGCCATCGTCCGGCTCGAGCGGGGCCCAGCCGGGAGGGAGCGTCACGCCCGTCGGGCCGTTCGATCTGATCGCCGGGCTGCGCTTTCCGGCCGAGCTGGCCGCCGACATGGTGCAGGGTGCGTTCGGGGGCGTCCGGCTCACCCACCCGCAGCATCACGTCGGGTTGGGCGGTGCGGCACATCATCTACACCATCACCACGgtgcccagcagcagcagcagcagcagccgcatccccatcaccaccatcatcaccagccGGCGCTACATTCGCTGTCACCGCCGGGTGCTGGGTCGCTGGGTGCGGCAACTGGTGGCACTGGCGGCACGAAGTCGTCCAAGGGCGGTGGAGCGGTCCGGCCCAAGTACTTCTCGCCCCAGGACAGCGACG AGCTGAACTATCCGGACGTGCAGGACG ATGTCCACAAGAACAGGGAGTTCTACCGCAGCCACGACGTACGTCCACCGTTCACGTACGCGTCACTGATCCGCCAG GCCATCATAGAATCGCCGGAGAAGCAGCTGACGCTGAACGAAATCTACAACTGGTTCCAGAACACGTTCTGCTACTTCCGGCGCAACGCGGCCACCTGGAAG AACGCCGTACGGCACAACCTGTCGCTGCACAAGTGTTTCATGCGGGTGGAAAACATTAAGGGCGCCGTGTGGACGGTGAACGAGGCCGAGTTCTGCAAGCGGCGCCCCCAGAAGCTCGGCATCATGCAGTTTAagttccagcagcagcagcagcacaaccagcagcagcaccaccaccatccctcCCAGCAGGGCGGCACCGGACACCAGGgcagcaagaagaagcaaccGTCCCCGGCAGTGACGCTCGCCTCGGCcgggtcgtcgtcgtcgccgccgccgcacccGGGGTCGCCCCGTGCAGCGGCCGCCATCGTCGCCAGTGTTGCCAGCACGCTcaagccgccgccgccgccgccgccatttTTCTACAAACGGTTCGTGGCTTTATCGTACgacctgtttttgttttgtttttgtgctctccatttctctctccctctctctctctctctctttttttttcgctctgtgCGAAGGAATGTGCtagatatttttgtttgcaaacgaACGATGGCATCACTGCCGCCGTAG
- the LOC120960076 gene encoding serine protease persephone-like isoform X2 — MMNRPRIAAIMLPLFCLSVAVAQKGSSSTDTVFMDSVLYEGDKCGLPGMRTGTCQKAADCPQGIRANGARCEFSGNDPVVCCPTEAPGTGDGTSNRFTARIAKQECERFTSASANIIDHISGRAIEALRGEFPFVALVNFRGEEGEEVKLTRCGASLIAPRFLLTAAHCLKDLNPVTVEIGFIQLSDTEKDEYEIKQVHLHEGHKSRRNDIALIELKNNVTYKQDVGPICLNTDRPEIGPSINLTVMGWGADGDGQRADKLMKGTVYEIPLDECVQRFRDAKQRISLGEDQLCALGEKVNDETTDACQGDSGGPLVMTVRQKFYLVGVVSTGAVCGGSLPGIYTRVSRYLEWIEQRVWGSPN; from the exons ATGATGAACCGGCCACGGATAGCAGCGATCATGCTGCCGCTGTTCTGCCTGTCAGTGGCAGTGGCGCAAAAGGGGAGCTCCTCCACCGATACCGTCTTCATGGACAGCGTGCTGTACG AGGGCGATAAATGCGGGCTGCCCGGCATGCGGACCGGCACCTGCCAGAAGGCGGCCGACTGTCCCCAGGGCATCCGGGCGAACGGTGCCCGGTGCGAGTTCAGCGGCAACGATCCGGTCGTCTGCTGTCCGACGGAGGCACCTGGCACCGGCGACGGCACGAGCAATCGTTTCACGGCCCGCATCGCCAAACAGGAGTGCGAGCGGTTCACCAGCGCGTCGGCCAACATCATCGACCATATATCTGGCCGCGCGATCGAGGCGCTCCGCGGCGAGTTCCCGTTCGTGGCGCTCGTCAACTTTCGTGgagaggagggggaggaggtgAAGTTGACCAGGTGCGGGGCGTCCTTGATCGCGCCCCGGTTTCTGCTTACGGCGGCCCACTGCCTGAAGGACCTGAACCCGGTCACGGTCGAGATCGGGTTCATCCAACTGAGCGATACGGAAAAGGACGAGTACGAGATCAAGCAGGTGCACCTGCACGAAGGCCACAAGTCCCGGCGCAACGATATCGCGCTGATCGAGCTGAAGAATAACGTCACCTACAAGCAGGACGTTGGGCCGATCTGTCTCAACACGGACCGGCCCGAGATTGGACCGTCGATCAACCTGACTGTCATGGGTTGGGGCGCCGACGGCGACG GCCAGCGCGCGGACAAGCTGATGAAGGGCACGGTGTACGAGATACCGCTCGACGAGTGTGTGCAGCGATTCCGGGATGCCAAGCAGCGGATCAGCCTCGGCGAGGACCAGCTGTGCGCGCTCGGCGAGAAGGTGAATGACGAGACGACGGACGCGTGCCAGGGCGACTCGGGCGGACCGCTCGTGATGACCGTCCGGCAAAAGTTCTACCTGGTCGGCGTGGTGTCGACCGGGGCCGTCTGTGGCGGTTCCCTGCCGGGCATCTACACGCGCGTCTCCCGCTACCTGGAATGGATCGAGCAGCGCGTCTGGGGCAGCCCGAACTGA
- the LOC120954978 gene encoding uncharacterized protein LOC120954978: protein MRSSSTVLRVCLGVALIQLFGGVIAGPVPDPVLHVSLETVPDLEAFRRANPDLQVTPLVPVRQSEVFAGGSTRQQIVYSVGAHSASERLVGLSSNQQSWPTPQDVRLDLQYPTAGVGAVVSYVEVVVQQSTAQGRGYVVSGGVGQRQIRLVIEAYSTLYFSYTAAIYGF, encoded by the coding sequence ATGCGCTCGTCGTCTACCGTGTTGCGCGTCTGTTTGGGCGTCGCCCTGATCCAGCTGTTCGGCGGTGTCATCGCCGGCCCCGTCCCCGACCCCGTACTGCACGTTTCGCTCGAGACCGTGCCGGATCTGGAGGCGTTCCGGCGGGCCAACCCGGACCTCCAGGTCACCCCGCTCGTGCCGGTGCGCCAGTCGGAGGTGTTCGCGGGCGGCAGCACGCGCCAGCAGATCGTGTACAGTGTGGGGGCGCATTCGGCCAGCGAGCGGCTGGTCGGGCTGTCGTCCAACCAGCAGTCGTGGCCGACGCCCCAGGACGTCCGGCTCGATCTGCAGTACCCGACGGCCGGTGTCGGCGCGGTCGTGTCGTACGTGGAGGTGGTCGTGCAGCAGAGCACCGCCCAGGGTCGCGGTTACGTCGTGTCGGGCGGTGTCGGCCAGCGCCAAATACGGCTCGTGATCGAAGCGTACAGTACGCTGTACTTCAGCTACACTGCTGCCATCTACGGGTTCTAG
- the LOC120960070 gene encoding serine protease persephone-like, translated as MIGADDRQRRVTLALLAVLGGHVLLLAADQILLEDDPMLYEGDACELRNGTAGLCRPANQCEWAQERPWPLHELVTCSFNQSLPIVCCPVRLEPRLQGGTVAKRISVRQCEQFPNGTGLADHIFNGVAAQFGEFPYMAALGYGAPNGTEAGLPSLFRCGASLISSRFLLTAAHCLRERPVFARLGVLELQPARTVDEPLDIAIRQATPHPDYHAVTYQNDIALLELAEPVTGDWPFVEPVCLYTNATGGGLEALAGQPLSVQGWGTQQPGDTEPAARLMKANVSLVERDACAASIPRTRRNPTGLHPGQLCALGRNEQNETVADTCPGDSGGPLALNVDGRHYLVGITSSGYSCGSPIPGIYTEVARYLDWVESIVWPDG; from the exons ATGATCGGCGCAGATGATCGGCAGCGGCGGGTCACGCTGGCCCTGCTGGCGGTGCTGGGCGGGCAcgtactgctgctggccgCCGACCAGATCCTGCTCGAGGACGACCCGATGCTGTACG AGGGTGACGCGTGCGAGCTGCGGAACGGCACGGCCGGTCTCTGCCGGCCGGCGAACCAGTGCGAGTGGGCGCAGGAGCGCCCGTGGCCACTGCACGAGCTGGTCACCTGCTCGTTCAACCAGTCGCTCCCGATCGTCTGCTGCCCGGTGCGGCTCGAGCCCCGGCTCCAGGGCGGCACGGTGGCGAAGCGCATCAGCGTCCGCCAGTGCGAGCAGTTCCCGAACGGGACCGGGCTGGCCGACCACATCTTCAACGGGGTGGCGGCCCAGTTCGGCGAGTTCCCGTACATGGCGGCGCTCGGGTACGGCGCACCGAACGGGACGGAGGCCGGCCTGCCCTCCCTGTTCCGCTGCGGGGCCTCGCTCATCTCGTCCCGGTTTCTGCTGACGGCTGCGCACTGCTTGCGCGAGCGGCCCGTCTTCGCCCGGCTCGGCGTGCTCGAGCTGCAGCCGGCCCGGACCGTCGACGAGCCGCTGGACATTGCGATCCGGCAGGCGACCCCGCACCCGGACTACCATGCCGTCACGTACCAGAACGATATCGCGCTGCTCGAGCTGGCGGAACCGGTCACCGGCGACTGGCCGTTCGTCGAGCCGGTCTGCCTGTACACGAACGCGACCGGCGGCGGGCTGGAGGCGCTGGCCGGCCAGCCGCTCTCGGTGCAGGGCTGGGGCACGCAGCAGCCGGGCGACACCGAACCGGCCGCCCGCCTGATGAAGGCGAACGTCAGCCTGGTGGAGCGGGACGCTTGCGCCGCCAGCATACCGCGGACGCGCCGCAACCCGACCGGCCTGCATCCCGGCCAGCTGTGTGCGCTCGGGCGCAACGAGCAGAACGAAACGGTGGCCGACACCTGTCCGGGCGATTCGGGCGGCCCGCTGGCGCTGAACGTGGACGGGCGCCACTATCTGGTCGGCATCACGTCCAGCGGCTACTCGTGCGGGTCGCCCATCCCGGGCATCTACACCGAGGTGGCGCGCTACCTCGACTGGGTCGAATCGATCGTGTGGCCGGACGGCTGA
- the LOC120960076 gene encoding serine protease persephone-like isoform X1 encodes MGRRRCATRWSVAVGVVPPVGAKAGLLVLVILLGAVTRSAGNFSFPTDPDILYEGDKCGLPGMRTGTCQKAADCPQGIRANGARCEFSGNDPVVCCPTEAPGTGDGTSNRFTARIAKQECERFTSASANIIDHISGRAIEALRGEFPFVALVNFRGEEGEEVKLTRCGASLIAPRFLLTAAHCLKDLNPVTVEIGFIQLSDTEKDEYEIKQVHLHEGHKSRRNDIALIELKNNVTYKQDVGPICLNTDRPEIGPSINLTVMGWGADGDGQRADKLMKGTVYEIPLDECVQRFRDAKQRISLGEDQLCALGEKVNDETTDACQGDSGGPLVMTVRQKFYLVGVVSTGAVCGGSLPGIYTRVSRYLEWIEQRVWGSPN; translated from the exons AtgggacgacgacgatgcgCAACACGGTGGTCGGTGGCCGTTGGGGTCGTGCCGCCGGTCGGCGCAAAGGCAGGCCTGCTCGTCCTCGTCATCCTGCtcggtgccgtgaccaggagtGCGGGCAATTTCAGCTTCCCAACCGATCCTGACATTCTAtatg AGGGCGATAAATGCGGGCTGCCCGGCATGCGGACCGGCACCTGCCAGAAGGCGGCCGACTGTCCCCAGGGCATCCGGGCGAACGGTGCCCGGTGCGAGTTCAGCGGCAACGATCCGGTCGTCTGCTGTCCGACGGAGGCACCTGGCACCGGCGACGGCACGAGCAATCGTTTCACGGCCCGCATCGCCAAACAGGAGTGCGAGCGGTTCACCAGCGCGTCGGCCAACATCATCGACCATATATCTGGCCGCGCGATCGAGGCGCTCCGCGGCGAGTTCCCGTTCGTGGCGCTCGTCAACTTTCGTGgagaggagggggaggaggtgAAGTTGACCAGGTGCGGGGCGTCCTTGATCGCGCCCCGGTTTCTGCTTACGGCGGCCCACTGCCTGAAGGACCTGAACCCGGTCACGGTCGAGATCGGGTTCATCCAACTGAGCGATACGGAAAAGGACGAGTACGAGATCAAGCAGGTGCACCTGCACGAAGGCCACAAGTCCCGGCGCAACGATATCGCGCTGATCGAGCTGAAGAATAACGTCACCTACAAGCAGGACGTTGGGCCGATCTGTCTCAACACGGACCGGCCCGAGATTGGACCGTCGATCAACCTGACTGTCATGGGTTGGGGCGCCGACGGCGACG GCCAGCGCGCGGACAAGCTGATGAAGGGCACGGTGTACGAGATACCGCTCGACGAGTGTGTGCAGCGATTCCGGGATGCCAAGCAGCGGATCAGCCTCGGCGAGGACCAGCTGTGCGCGCTCGGCGAGAAGGTGAATGACGAGACGACGGACGCGTGCCAGGGCGACTCGGGCGGACCGCTCGTGATGACCGTCCGGCAAAAGTTCTACCTGGTCGGCGTGGTGTCGACCGGGGCCGTCTGTGGCGGTTCCCTGCCGGGCATCTACACGCGCGTCTCCCGCTACCTGGAATGGATCGAGCAGCGCGTCTGGGGCAGCCCGAACTGA
- the LOC120954968 gene encoding forkhead box protein P1-B isoform X1, whose protein sequence is MEVVCQLHLQLQKERDRLQAMILHLNKKNEMLRATPAAALFGGSFLSQLPAIPPPPPPPPPPPAPSTQPPSSGSSGAQPGGSVTPVGPFDLIAGLRFPAELAADMVQGAFGGVRLTHPQHHVGLGGAAHHLHHHHGAQQQQQQQPHPHHHHHHQPALHSLSPPGAGSLGAATGGTGGTKSSKGGGAVRPKYFSPQDSDELNYPDVQDDVHKNREFYRSHDVRPPFTYASLIRQAIIESPEKQLTLNEIYNWFQNTFCYFRRNAATWKNAIRTNLSLHKCFVRYEDDFGSFWMVDDHEFLKRRHLSRGRPRKYDISMPPLADPPAAGAGGPLPTPAGRPSGPASEQGDRAGSLHSPADTLGPDGGGAGGYGEEGEYGREPTGGPTGSRSVPEKELQHGGGRQRHQPATKKPDYSRR, encoded by the exons ATGGAGGTCGTCTGCCAGCTGCACCTGCAGCTGCAGAAGGAGCGCGACCGGCTGCAGGCGATGATACTGCACCTGAACAAGAAGAACGAGATGCTGCGGGCCACGCCGGCCGCCGCCCTGTTCGGCGGCTCCTTCCTGTCCCAGCTGCCGGCCataccgccgccgccgccgccgcccccgcCACCGCCGGCACCATCAACGCAGCCGCCATCGTCCGGCTCGAGCGGGGCCCAGCCGGGAGGGAGCGTCACGCCCGTCGGGCCGTTCGATCTGATCGCCGGGCTGCGCTTTCCGGCCGAGCTGGCCGCCGACATGGTGCAGGGTGCGTTCGGGGGCGTCCGGCTCACCCACCCGCAGCATCACGTCGGGTTGGGCGGTGCGGCACATCATCTACACCATCACCACGgtgcccagcagcagcagcagcagcagccgcatccccatcaccaccatcatcaccagccGGCGCTACATTCGCTGTCACCGCCGGGTGCTGGGTCGCTGGGTGCGGCAACTGGTGGCACTGGCGGCACGAAGTCGTCCAAGGGCGGTGGAGCGGTCCGGCCCAAGTACTTCTCGCCCCAGGACAGCGACG AGCTGAACTATCCGGACGTGCAGGACG ATGTCCACAAGAACAGGGAGTTCTACCGCAGCCACGACGTACGTCCACCGTTCACGTACGCGTCACTGATCCGCCAG GCCATCATAGAATCGCCGGAGAAGCAGCTGACGCTGAACGAAATCTACAACTGGTTCCAGAACACGTTCTGCTACTTCCGGCGCAACGCGGCCACCTGGAAG AACGCGATACGCACCAACCTGTCGCTGCACAAGTGCTTCGTCCGGTACGAGGACGACTTCGGCTCGTTCTGGATGGTGGACGACCACGAGTTTCTCAAGCGGCGGCATCTGTCCCGCGGCCGCCCCCGGAAGTACGACATCTCGATGCCCCCGCTGGCCGACCCGCCGGCAGCCGGTGCCGGCGGCCCGCTGCCGACGCCGGCCGGCCGCCCCTCCGGCCCGGCGTCCGAGCAGGGGGACCGGGCCGGGTCGCTCCACTCGCCGGCGGACACGCTCGGACCGGACGGCGGTGGCGCCGGCGGGTACGGGGAGGAGGGCGAGTACGGCCGGGAGCCGACGGGCGGGCCCACCGGCAGCCGGTCGGTGCCGGAGAAGGAGCTGCAGCACGGAGGAGGCCGCCAGCGCCACCAGCCGGCCACCAAGAAGCCGGACTACAGCAGACGGTAA
- the LOC120960083 gene encoding LOW QUALITY PROTEIN: serine protease persephone-like (The sequence of the model RefSeq protein was modified relative to this genomic sequence to represent the inferred CDS: substituted 1 base at 1 genomic stop codon), translating to MARWLPVLSLAAAVSLAGGIIDERFVGDPCTLHSGEPGVCARATECAWLRPALRAHEITYEQLVKCEFEGNDLVICCRAPPTKSSRVGVRPSVKACATYDGTQPQLAYHIIAGSKAQEADVPFIAALGYRPSPADDGPATGAGYLWACGSSLITVRFLLTAAHCIRTPHGMPVVARMGTIDLLSPPVPADVQDRSIKNIIVHPQYRNKYDDIALLEVTDPFQMDVVLQPICLRTDTDEFGPDVVLQVAGWGVPLXGDPCELRDGSAGVCTDATDCPWFLEVIVKNRRFADRVSCGFDGLTEVICCKTNGTRPLGVRSRLACEQVPKYTSRLTFHIIDGEEASEGEFPFMAALGYPTDDETQQNISYRCGASMISTDFLLTAAHCIPTNDRPTVAILGTNNLAPGNHGVLVGLKAFFPHPDYRTNRNYHDIALVQLERRIENEPDVNPICLNDDLSDLPEDTVLTAEGYGIIDLDRNLRSNQLMKVNLTTVPWQKCNQTFADSNLLKNNRKLPQGIVATQYCATGRENEEKKVVGDTCQGDSGGPLQIMDDGKYKLVGVTSFGNGCGSNTPSVSTRVAAYIDWIESIVWA from the exons ATGGCCCGCTGGTTGCCGGTGCTGTCGCTTGCTGCCGCCGTCTCGCTGGCCGGCGGCATCATCGACGAGCGGTTCG TGGGCGACCCGTGCACGCTGCATTCGGGCGAGCCGGGTGTCTGCGCCCGGGCGACCGAATGTGCCTGGCTAAGGCCCGCGCTGCGCGCTCACGAGATCACCTACGAGCAGCTGGTCAAGTGCGAGTTCGAGGGAAACGATCTGGTCATCTGCTGCCGCGCCCCGCCGACCAAGTCATC CCGGGTGGGAGTGCGGCCATCGGTGAAGGCCTGCGCAACGTACGATGGCACGCAGCCCCAGTTGGCGTACCACATCATCGCCGGGTCGAAGGCGCAGGAGGCCGACGTGCCGTTCATAGCGGCGCTTGGCTACCGGCCATCGCCGGCCGACGATGGCCCTGCGACCGGCGCCGGCTACCTGTGGGCGTGCGGCAGCAGCCTGATAACGGTTCGCTTCCTGCTGACGGCGGCCCACTGCATCCGCACCCCGCACGGTATGCCGGTGGTGGCGCGCATGGGCACCATCGATCTGCTGTCGCCACCGGTGCCGGCCGACGTGCAGGACCGTTCTATTAAG AACATTATCGTCCACCCGCAGTACCGGAACAAGTACGACGACATCGCGCTGCTGGAGGTGACGGACCCGTTCCAGATGGACGTGGTCCTGCAGCCGATCTGTCTCCGCACGGACACGGACGAGTTCGGGCCGGACGTCGTGCTGCAGGTGGCCGGCTGGG GCGTCCCATTAT AGGGAGATCCGTGCGAGCTGCGCGATGGTTCTGCCGGCGTCTGCACGGATGCGACCGACTGTCCCTGGTTTCTGGAGGTGATCGTGAAGAACCGCCGCTTCGCCGACCGCGTGTCGTGCGGGTTCGACGGCCTGACCGAGGTGATCTGCTGCAAGACGAACGGGACGCGCCCGCTGGGCGTCCGGTCCCGGCTGGCCTGCGAACAGGTGCCCAAGTACACGTCCCGACTGACCTTCCACATCATCGACGGGGAGGAGGCGAGCGAAGGTGAATTCCCGTTCATGGCCGCCCTCGGCTACCCGACCGACGACGAAACCCAGCAGAACATCAGCTACCGGTGCGGTGCCAGCATGATCTCGACCGACTTTCTGCTGACGGCGGCCCACTGCATACCCACGAACGATCGGCCGACGGTGGCCATCCTGGGCACGAACAATCTCGCCCCCGGCAACCATGGCGTGCTGGTTGGGCTAAAG GCGTTCTTTCCGCATCCCGACTATCGGACCAACCGGAACTATCATGACATTGCACTGGTACAGCTCGAGCGGCGCATCGAAAACGAACCGGACGTCAATCCGATCTGCCTCAATGACGACCTGAGCGATCTGCCCGAAGACACTGTACTGACCGCCGAAGGGTACGGCATCATCGATCTGGACC GCAACCTCCGCTCGAACCAGCTGATGAAGGTGAATCTCACGACGGTACCGTGGCAAAAGTGTAACCAGACGTTCGCCGACAGCAATCTGCTGAAGAACAACCGGAAGCTACCGCAGGGCATCGTCGCGACGCAGTACTGCGCAACCGGGCGCGAAAACGAAGAGAAGAAGGTGGTGGGCGACACGTGCCAGGGTGACTCGGGCGGCCCGCTGCAGATAATGGACGACGGGAAGTACAAGCTGGTCGGCGTTACCTCGTTCGGCAACGGGTGTGGTAGCAACACGCCGAGCGTGTCGACGCGCGTCGCCGCCTACATCGATTGGATCGAGAGCATCGTGTGGGCCTAG
- the LOC120953581 gene encoding uncharacterized protein LOC120953581 produces MRTWYRSLSLFLPIALLHLFPTVVSGKEQNYIPDAAELDCPGNVTHGPVTLTAYHPQFDSDRKRDYLDAQHRKLYTLQEYLDNRAPYVTVGMDPDLQLPYGKEACIPELNRHFRRAIRLQVRDTHVDLRGGGYRRVDLCVRTQEDSYDDIVNMLQVTLVL; encoded by the exons ATGCGTACTTGGTATCGCTCTCTGTCCCTCTTCCTGCCTATAGCTCTGCTACACCTCTTTCCCACCGTTGTCAGTGGAAAGGAGCAAAACT ACATCCCGGACGCAGCCGAGCTGGACTGTCCGGGCAACGTGACGCACGGTCCGGTCACGCTCACCGCCTACCATCCGCAGTTCGACTCGGACCGCAAGCGCGACTACCTCGATGCACAGCACCGGAAGCTGTACACGCTGCAGGAGTACCTGGACAATCGGGCCCCGTACGTGACGGTCGGCATGGATCCGGACCTGCAGCTGCCGTACGGGAAGGAGGCCTGCATACCGGAGCTGAACCGCCACTTCCGGCGCGCCATCCGGCTGCAGGTGCGCGACACGCACGTCGATCTGCGCGGCGGCGGCTACCGGCGGGTGGACCTGTGCGTGCGGACGCAGGAGGACAGTTACGACGACATCGTCAACATGCTGCAGGTGACGCTGGTACTGtga